One Vitis vinifera cultivar Pinot Noir 40024 chromosome 8, ASM3070453v1 genomic window carries:
- the LOC100248837 gene encoding uncharacterized protein LOC100248837: MAPTQVYVPRPLQVWRAVVNWLGFFLQIFLQIFRGTPSLPQLLSYIGLRHPLLPSSASSFRPLPVVELSLHDSSPEPPSAPLSSPLPVRVVEHSPFGGGVGGDDDGGDDRPLEKLTVVLDLDETLVCAYETSSLPAHLRTQAIEAGLKWFELECVSSDKECEGKPNISYVTVFERPGLQEFLEQISEFAELVLFTAALEGYARPLVDKIDAGNRFSKRLYRPSTVSTKYREHVKDLSCLSKDLRRIVIVDNNPFSFLLQPLNGIPCVPFSAEQPNDKQLLEVLLPLLKHLSLQKDVRPVLYERFHMPDWFQMHGIPASNLTI; this comes from the exons ATGGCTCCCACACAAGTGTACGTGCCTAGGCCTCTGCAAGTGTGGAGAGCAGTGGTGAATTGGCTCGGATTCTTCCTCCAAATCTTCCTCCAGATCTTCAGAGGTACCCCATCTCTGCCTCAGCTCCTCTCCTACATCGGCCTTCGCCACCCTCTTCTCCCCTCCTCCGCTTCCTCCTTCAGGCCCTTGCCTGTGGTCGAGCTTTCGCTGCACGACTCCTCGCCAGAGCCGCCCTCTGCTCCTCTTTCTTCGCCGCTGCCCGTTAGAGTCGTTGAACATAGTCCTTTCGGTGGTGGCGTTGGCGGCGATGATGACGGTGGTGATGATCGTCCCCTGGAGAAGCTGACG GTTGTTCTTGACTTGGATGAGACTCTGGTATGTGCATATGAAACCTCTAGCTTGCCTGCCCATTTACGCACCCAGGCAATAGAAGCTGGACTGAAGTGGTTTGAGTTGGAATGTGTATCTTCAGAcaag GAATGTGAAGGAAAACCAAATATCAGTTACGTAACAGTGTTTGAACGACCTGGTTTACAAGAATTCTTAGAACAGATCAGTGAATTTGCAGAACTTGTTCTTTTCACTGCTGCTCTTGAAG GTTATGCTAGACCTCTTGTTGACAAAATTGATGCGGGAAACAGATTTAGTAAACGGCTTTATCGGCCTTCAACAGTTAGCAC AAAATATCGGGAACACGTGAAGGATCTATCTTGTTTATCAAAGGATCTCCGTCGAATTGTTATTGTTGATAACAACCCATTCAGTTTCTTGCTGCAACCATTGAATGGGATACCGTGCGTTCCATTTTCCGCTGAACAGCCTAATGATAAGCAG CTTTTGGAGGTCCTCCTGCCACTCCTCAAGCACCTCTCTCTGCAGAAGGATGTCAGGCCTGTACTTTATGAGAGATTCCATATGCCCGATTGGTTTCAAATGCATGGAATTCCTGCTTCAAATCTGACAATATGA